One genomic region from Harpia harpyja isolate bHarHar1 chromosome 1, bHarHar1 primary haplotype, whole genome shotgun sequence encodes:
- the ZNF804B gene encoding zinc finger protein 804B isoform X2, giving the protein MACYLVISSRHLSNGHYRGIKGVFRGPLCKKGARSPDYAEKEKAAAKALEDVKANFYCELCDKQYHKHQEFDNHINSYDHAHKQRLKDLKQREFARNVASKSWKDEKKQEKALKRLHQLAELRKQSECITGSGPLLKAPRLVMEKQQSPDGIFLYKGGKFTASSPRTTTSEGQGFSSSVLEKQQIIISRHQSPTERPHALGNQVSQALPDSTNTSQRAGVSFSFSKKVPLKLESSASVFSENSEEGNDCSESPNHKTKQALEGCCSGTLLEEHMKASLDKGLPITQAQKDLDNSASSHVAAKPKMLKENDKSSDRELEEKVSAHPLFSKTKLQLLNLGFSGSLRETEQESKLNESEQLLETLISPSCHASNFCTQLNTYKNSNAHLLDQLPELPQQPEPQLTGASNVNDSPGVVKRERSLESSENTNGNMETLPRETTVKDVKPQALPFLHVVSKDGTTALQWPTELLLFTKTEPCISYGCNPLYFDFRLSLNHRDGKQHETNKASCKEYSINKTADENEASGLIKHKQMSNEQDNQLLKPKKMKGSLNPRKAKQKAESDIGKEMNENGQKCIADYLNENIPKVPAYLDVSQKDYVTEKSLHTTTLRRPLKHHFHSCERKNQNIRNESISFSAFMSRIKKSKAAKCHFIYSEEKREIQNDCRSIQDVASCSSDISDSGKDSSGSFLSYKSSSNSRYSENERCGSYMGCWRFPSPQKSSSDRHSSYSDTSVSGTSSYMSYMSPTLNNHSRNHLLFCCKRKSKTAERHKCKHRKHKCIFTSNDTDEDYLCCSRTHRTRNCTQRGTLKYRRCSRHRVLQHRDRSKHSRCRHRHFGKVHSGSRSYHRSKSCSTRDSGSSERSSNSRISRGSSSGSFSKETDNCGDKSKDDAERGSNTEMGKAETAHYESLNVNGQPKNFATCSSETLAKDICGKRKSLTAKLLLERVQSKKTQEQMHDSERFSNTCGVELRDHSRSHFALQFSSSVDDIAMLPLPKKLLSVGKNDTGHNEISSLETSVKKNNFEASEITNVALSTGTDYDHCLFKDIIQIGTGYQSPSIKRNTAIKEQSNLFISEVQPFIQSCDPVPNDFPGAFPSNRYSVVANSTETKEELHDVNMDSNRAEGSSDSLCDNAMQKYEDTANDLEVYSKSTSPPSTQQPITFSPEEVEKYRLLQLQAQQHMQKQLLAKHLKVLPAPGPAAFSATPAVPALPVHQHATVTTIHHTLLQRFAVSASVHPHSSHLSLAHLHPLSQAHFAPIPLSPLAPALIPTHPALLTGHPLHLVSATPLHPSPLTFPTLPHTAYIPALFTPHLNAATPSAIHPNPFVHPLFQGQEPHHHSCSSQTQQLPTIKEVFSVSSYLN; this is encoded by the coding sequence CATCACTGGGAGTGGACCATTGCTTAAAGCCCCCAGATTAGTCATGGAAAAGCAGCAATCACCAGATGGCATTTTCCTGTACAAGGGTGGCAAGTTCACAGCCAGTTCTCCAAGAACCACCACAAGTGAAGGACAAGGTTTCTCCAGCAGCGTACTAGAGAAACAGCAGATTATCATAAGCAGGCACCAGTCCCCTACTGAAAGACCCCATGCGCTTGGAAATCAAGTCTCACAAGCACTCCCAGATAGCACCAATACTTCTCAAAGGGCAGGAGTGTCTTTCTCATTCTCTAAAAAAGTCCCTTTGAAGCTCGAGTCCTCAGCATCAGTCTTCAGTGAGAACTCTGAAGAAGGAAATGATTGTAGTGAATCCCCCAAccataaaacaaagcaagctctTGAGGGCTGTTGTTCTGGTACACTTTTGGAGGAGCACATGAAAGCAAGCTTGGATAAAGGGCTACCTATTACACAAGCCCAAAAGGATTTGGATAACAGTGCATCAAGTCATGTAGCTGCAAAACCtaaaatgctgaaggaaaatgaTAAAAGTAGTGATAGAGAATTAGAAGAAAAGGTCAGTGCTCATCCtttattttccaaaaccaaaCTACAGCTTTTAAATTTGGGTTTTTCTGGTTCACTTAGAGAAACAGAGCAAGAGAGCAAATTGAATGAGTCTGAGCAATTGTTAGAAACTCTCATTTCACCTTCATGCCACGCTAGCAATTTTTGTACACAGCTGAACACCTACAAGAACAGCAATGCCCACCTGCTTGACCAGTTACCTGAGCTCCCACAACAGCCAGAACCTCAGCTGACAGGCGCAAGCAACGTTAATGACAGTCCTGGGGTGGTAAAAAGAGAAAGATCATTGGAGAGCTCAGAAAACACAAATGGGAATATGGAAACACTTCCAAGGGAGACCACGGTTAAAGATGTTAAGCCCCAGGCATTGCCTTTCCTCCATGTAGTGAGCAAAGATGGCACCACTGCTCTACAGTGGCCCACAGAATTACTTTTGTTTACAAAAACTGAGCCCTGTATTTCATATGGCTGTAATCCACTGTATTTTGACTTCAGACTCTCTTTAAATCACAGAGATGGTAAACAGCAtgaaacaaacaaagcaagctgtaaaGAGTACTCTATAAATAAGACTGCAGATGAAAATGAAGCCTCAGGTTTAATAAAACACAAGCAAATGTCAAATGAACAAGATAATCAGTTGTTGAAACCAAAGAAGATGAAAGGTTCCCTAAATCCAAGAAAGGCCAAGCAAAAAGCTGAGTCAGACATAGggaaagaaatgaatgaaaacgGTCAAAAATGCATTGCagattatttaaatgaaaatataccCAAAGTGCCTGCTTACCTTGATGTCTCACAAAAGGATTATGTGACAGAAAAAAGTCTTCATACAACAACACTGAGAAGACCTTTAAAGCATCATTTTCAtagctgtgaaagaaaaaaccagaacattagaaatgaaagcatttccttttctgcttttatgtcTAGGATTAAAAAGTCTAAAGctgcaaaatgccattttatttattctgagGAAAAACGTGAAATCCAAAATGACTGCAGATCCATTCAAGATGTGGCCAGCTGCAGCAGTGACATAAGTGACAGTGGAAAAGACTCTAGTGGAAGTTTCCTTAGTTATAAATCCAGTTCAAACAGCAGgtattcagaaaatgaaagatgtGGAAGTTACATGGGATGCTGGAGATTCCCATCTCCTCAAAAGTCCTCCTCTGACAGACATTCCAGCTATTCTGACACTTCAGTTAGTGGTACGAGTAGCTACATGAGCTACATGAGTCCCACATTGAACAATCACAGCAGAAaccatttgcttttttgttgtaaaagaaaaagcaagacagctGAAAGGCACAAATGTAAACACAGAAAGCACAAGTGTATTTTCACTTCTAATGATACAGATGAGGATTACCTTTGTTGTAGCAGAACTCACAGAACTAGAAACTGTACGCAGAGGGGCACACTTAAATATAGAAGGTGTTCAAGACATAGAGTTTTACAACACAGAGACAGATCTAAACACAGCAGATGTAGACACCGGCATTTTGGCAAAGTGCACAGTGGAAGTAGAAGCTACCATAGGTCCAAAAGTTGTTCCACCAGAGACTCAGGAAGCAGCGAAAGATCATCTAATAGCAGAATATCAAGAGGTAGCAGTTCAGGATCCTTCTCAAAAGAGACTGACAACTGTGGTGACAAATCAAAAGACGACGCAGAAAGAGGTTCTAACACTGAAATGGGAAAAGCTGAAACTGCACATTACGAGTCTCTGAATGTGAATGGTCAGCCAAAAAACTTTGCCACCTGCTCTTCTGAAACCCTGGCAAAAGACATATGTGGAAAAAGAAAGTCGCTGACCGCCAAGTTACTTTTAGAAAGAGTGCAGTCCAAGAAAACCCAGGAACAAATGCACGATTCAGAGAGATTTTCAAACACTTGTGGGGTAGAATTAAGGGATCACTCACGAAGTCACTTTGCTCTTCAGTTTTCATCATCGGTAGATGACATTGCAATGTTACCTCTGCCAAAGAAACTGCTAAGTGTAGGTAAAAATGACACGGGGCATAATGAAATTAGTTCATTGGAAACCAGtgtgaagaaaaacaactttgaagCGTCAGAGATAACTAATGTTGCTCTTTCAACTGGCACTGATTATGATCATTGCCTTTTTAAAGACATCATTCAAATAGGAACAGGCTATCAGAGCCCGAGCATAAAAAGGAACACGGCAATAAAGGAACAATCCAATCTCTTCATTAGTGAAGTGCAACCCTTTATACAAAGCTGTGACCCAGTACCAAATGATTTCCCTGGTGCTTTTCCCTCTAATAGATATTCTGTTGTTGCTAATTCAACAGAGACCAAAGAAGAACTACATGATGTAAACATGGACTCAAACCGGGCAGAAGGCAGTTCAGACTCTCTTTGTGACAATGCTATGCAGAAGTATGAGGACACAGCAAATGACCTAGAAGTGTACAGCAAATCCACCTCCCCTCCTTCAACGCAGCAGCCTATCACATTTTCACCAGAGGAAGTAGAAAAATACAGGTTGCTGCAGCTGCAAGCCCAGCAGCATATGCAGAAACAACTTCTGGCAAAACACCTGAAAGTTTTGCCTGCCCCAGGACCAGCTGCCTTCTCTGCAACACCAGCAGTTCCTGCCCTCCCTGTTCATCAGCACGCTACTGTCACCACCATCCACCACACACTGCTGCAACGCTTTGCTGTCTCGGCATCTGTACATCCCCACAGCAGCCATCTCTCCCTGGCCCACCTCCACCCCCTCTCTCAGGCACATTTTGCCCCCATACCACTTTCCCCATTAGCACCAGCCCTCATTCCCACCCACCCTGCTTTGCTGACAGGACACCCATTGCACTTGGTCTCCGCCACCCCTCTCCACCCTTCCCCACTGACCTTTCCCACACTGCCACACACTGCATATATCCCAGCCTTATTTACACCACACCTGAATGCAGCCACACCTTCTGCTATACATCCAAATCCCTTTGTTCATCCATTATTCCAAGGGCAAGAGCCCCATCACCATTCTTGCTCTAGCCAGACCCAACAGTTACCTACAATAAAAGaagttttcagtgtttctagCTATTTAAAC
- the ZNF804B gene encoding zinc finger protein 804B isoform X3, producing MIQDYAEKEKAAAKALEDVKANFYCELCDKQYHKHQEFDNHINSYDHAHKQRLKDLKQREFARNVASKSWKDEKKQEKALKRLHQLAELRKQSECITGSGPLLKAPRLVMEKQQSPDGIFLYKGGKFTASSPRTTTSEGQGFSSSVLEKQQIIISRHQSPTERPHALGNQVSQALPDSTNTSQRAGVSFSFSKKVPLKLESSASVFSENSEEGNDCSESPNHKTKQALEGCCSGTLLEEHMKASLDKGLPITQAQKDLDNSASSHVAAKPKMLKENDKSSDRELEEKVSAHPLFSKTKLQLLNLGFSGSLRETEQESKLNESEQLLETLISPSCHASNFCTQLNTYKNSNAHLLDQLPELPQQPEPQLTGASNVNDSPGVVKRERSLESSENTNGNMETLPRETTVKDVKPQALPFLHVVSKDGTTALQWPTELLLFTKTEPCISYGCNPLYFDFRLSLNHRDGKQHETNKASCKEYSINKTADENEASGLIKHKQMSNEQDNQLLKPKKMKGSLNPRKAKQKAESDIGKEMNENGQKCIADYLNENIPKVPAYLDVSQKDYVTEKSLHTTTLRRPLKHHFHSCERKNQNIRNESISFSAFMSRIKKSKAAKCHFIYSEEKREIQNDCRSIQDVASCSSDISDSGKDSSGSFLSYKSSSNSRYSENERCGSYMGCWRFPSPQKSSSDRHSSYSDTSVSGTSSYMSYMSPTLNNHSRNHLLFCCKRKSKTAERHKCKHRKHKCIFTSNDTDEDYLCCSRTHRTRNCTQRGTLKYRRCSRHRVLQHRDRSKHSRCRHRHFGKVHSGSRSYHRSKSCSTRDSGSSERSSNSRISRGSSSGSFSKETDNCGDKSKDDAERGSNTEMGKAETAHYESLNVNGQPKNFATCSSETLAKDICGKRKSLTAKLLLERVQSKKTQEQMHDSERFSNTCGVELRDHSRSHFALQFSSSVDDIAMLPLPKKLLSVGKNDTGHNEISSLETSVKKNNFEASEITNVALSTGTDYDHCLFKDIIQIGTGYQSPSIKRNTAIKEQSNLFISEVQPFIQSCDPVPNDFPGAFPSNRYSVVANSTETKEELHDVNMDSNRAEGSSDSLCDNAMQKYEDTANDLEVYSKSTSPPSTQQPITFSPEEVEKYRLLQLQAQQHMQKQLLAKHLKVLPAPGPAAFSATPAVPALPVHQHATVTTIHHTLLQRFAVSASVHPHSSHLSLAHLHPLSQAHFAPIPLSPLAPALIPTHPALLTGHPLHLVSATPLHPSPLTFPTLPHTAYIPALFTPHLNAATPSAIHPNPFVHPLFQGQEPHHHSCSSQTQQLPTIKEVFSVSSYLN from the coding sequence CATCACTGGGAGTGGACCATTGCTTAAAGCCCCCAGATTAGTCATGGAAAAGCAGCAATCACCAGATGGCATTTTCCTGTACAAGGGTGGCAAGTTCACAGCCAGTTCTCCAAGAACCACCACAAGTGAAGGACAAGGTTTCTCCAGCAGCGTACTAGAGAAACAGCAGATTATCATAAGCAGGCACCAGTCCCCTACTGAAAGACCCCATGCGCTTGGAAATCAAGTCTCACAAGCACTCCCAGATAGCACCAATACTTCTCAAAGGGCAGGAGTGTCTTTCTCATTCTCTAAAAAAGTCCCTTTGAAGCTCGAGTCCTCAGCATCAGTCTTCAGTGAGAACTCTGAAGAAGGAAATGATTGTAGTGAATCCCCCAAccataaaacaaagcaagctctTGAGGGCTGTTGTTCTGGTACACTTTTGGAGGAGCACATGAAAGCAAGCTTGGATAAAGGGCTACCTATTACACAAGCCCAAAAGGATTTGGATAACAGTGCATCAAGTCATGTAGCTGCAAAACCtaaaatgctgaaggaaaatgaTAAAAGTAGTGATAGAGAATTAGAAGAAAAGGTCAGTGCTCATCCtttattttccaaaaccaaaCTACAGCTTTTAAATTTGGGTTTTTCTGGTTCACTTAGAGAAACAGAGCAAGAGAGCAAATTGAATGAGTCTGAGCAATTGTTAGAAACTCTCATTTCACCTTCATGCCACGCTAGCAATTTTTGTACACAGCTGAACACCTACAAGAACAGCAATGCCCACCTGCTTGACCAGTTACCTGAGCTCCCACAACAGCCAGAACCTCAGCTGACAGGCGCAAGCAACGTTAATGACAGTCCTGGGGTGGTAAAAAGAGAAAGATCATTGGAGAGCTCAGAAAACACAAATGGGAATATGGAAACACTTCCAAGGGAGACCACGGTTAAAGATGTTAAGCCCCAGGCATTGCCTTTCCTCCATGTAGTGAGCAAAGATGGCACCACTGCTCTACAGTGGCCCACAGAATTACTTTTGTTTACAAAAACTGAGCCCTGTATTTCATATGGCTGTAATCCACTGTATTTTGACTTCAGACTCTCTTTAAATCACAGAGATGGTAAACAGCAtgaaacaaacaaagcaagctgtaaaGAGTACTCTATAAATAAGACTGCAGATGAAAATGAAGCCTCAGGTTTAATAAAACACAAGCAAATGTCAAATGAACAAGATAATCAGTTGTTGAAACCAAAGAAGATGAAAGGTTCCCTAAATCCAAGAAAGGCCAAGCAAAAAGCTGAGTCAGACATAGggaaagaaatgaatgaaaacgGTCAAAAATGCATTGCagattatttaaatgaaaatataccCAAAGTGCCTGCTTACCTTGATGTCTCACAAAAGGATTATGTGACAGAAAAAAGTCTTCATACAACAACACTGAGAAGACCTTTAAAGCATCATTTTCAtagctgtgaaagaaaaaaccagaacattagaaatgaaagcatttccttttctgcttttatgtcTAGGATTAAAAAGTCTAAAGctgcaaaatgccattttatttattctgagGAAAAACGTGAAATCCAAAATGACTGCAGATCCATTCAAGATGTGGCCAGCTGCAGCAGTGACATAAGTGACAGTGGAAAAGACTCTAGTGGAAGTTTCCTTAGTTATAAATCCAGTTCAAACAGCAGgtattcagaaaatgaaagatgtGGAAGTTACATGGGATGCTGGAGATTCCCATCTCCTCAAAAGTCCTCCTCTGACAGACATTCCAGCTATTCTGACACTTCAGTTAGTGGTACGAGTAGCTACATGAGCTACATGAGTCCCACATTGAACAATCACAGCAGAAaccatttgcttttttgttgtaaaagaaaaagcaagacagctGAAAGGCACAAATGTAAACACAGAAAGCACAAGTGTATTTTCACTTCTAATGATACAGATGAGGATTACCTTTGTTGTAGCAGAACTCACAGAACTAGAAACTGTACGCAGAGGGGCACACTTAAATATAGAAGGTGTTCAAGACATAGAGTTTTACAACACAGAGACAGATCTAAACACAGCAGATGTAGACACCGGCATTTTGGCAAAGTGCACAGTGGAAGTAGAAGCTACCATAGGTCCAAAAGTTGTTCCACCAGAGACTCAGGAAGCAGCGAAAGATCATCTAATAGCAGAATATCAAGAGGTAGCAGTTCAGGATCCTTCTCAAAAGAGACTGACAACTGTGGTGACAAATCAAAAGACGACGCAGAAAGAGGTTCTAACACTGAAATGGGAAAAGCTGAAACTGCACATTACGAGTCTCTGAATGTGAATGGTCAGCCAAAAAACTTTGCCACCTGCTCTTCTGAAACCCTGGCAAAAGACATATGTGGAAAAAGAAAGTCGCTGACCGCCAAGTTACTTTTAGAAAGAGTGCAGTCCAAGAAAACCCAGGAACAAATGCACGATTCAGAGAGATTTTCAAACACTTGTGGGGTAGAATTAAGGGATCACTCACGAAGTCACTTTGCTCTTCAGTTTTCATCATCGGTAGATGACATTGCAATGTTACCTCTGCCAAAGAAACTGCTAAGTGTAGGTAAAAATGACACGGGGCATAATGAAATTAGTTCATTGGAAACCAGtgtgaagaaaaacaactttgaagCGTCAGAGATAACTAATGTTGCTCTTTCAACTGGCACTGATTATGATCATTGCCTTTTTAAAGACATCATTCAAATAGGAACAGGCTATCAGAGCCCGAGCATAAAAAGGAACACGGCAATAAAGGAACAATCCAATCTCTTCATTAGTGAAGTGCAACCCTTTATACAAAGCTGTGACCCAGTACCAAATGATTTCCCTGGTGCTTTTCCCTCTAATAGATATTCTGTTGTTGCTAATTCAACAGAGACCAAAGAAGAACTACATGATGTAAACATGGACTCAAACCGGGCAGAAGGCAGTTCAGACTCTCTTTGTGACAATGCTATGCAGAAGTATGAGGACACAGCAAATGACCTAGAAGTGTACAGCAAATCCACCTCCCCTCCTTCAACGCAGCAGCCTATCACATTTTCACCAGAGGAAGTAGAAAAATACAGGTTGCTGCAGCTGCAAGCCCAGCAGCATATGCAGAAACAACTTCTGGCAAAACACCTGAAAGTTTTGCCTGCCCCAGGACCAGCTGCCTTCTCTGCAACACCAGCAGTTCCTGCCCTCCCTGTTCATCAGCACGCTACTGTCACCACCATCCACCACACACTGCTGCAACGCTTTGCTGTCTCGGCATCTGTACATCCCCACAGCAGCCATCTCTCCCTGGCCCACCTCCACCCCCTCTCTCAGGCACATTTTGCCCCCATACCACTTTCCCCATTAGCACCAGCCCTCATTCCCACCCACCCTGCTTTGCTGACAGGACACCCATTGCACTTGGTCTCCGCCACCCCTCTCCACCCTTCCCCACTGACCTTTCCCACACTGCCACACACTGCATATATCCCAGCCTTATTTACACCACACCTGAATGCAGCCACACCTTCTGCTATACATCCAAATCCCTTTGTTCATCCATTATTCCAAGGGCAAGAGCCCCATCACCATTCTTGCTCTAGCCAGACCCAACAGTTACCTACAATAAAAGaagttttcagtgtttctagCTATTTAAAC